Proteins encoded in a region of the Marinococcus sp. PL1-022 genome:
- the aroA gene encoding 3-phosphoshikimate 1-carboxyvinyltransferase: MSTPDFRARSPWASLTDVDKVHVSPVSPGSIQTSLTVPGSKSFTNRALIMAALAEGTSTLSGILKSDDSYWCLGALRALGVKSEVEGDTVTIHGCGGRWPEEDAELYIGAAGTTARFLPGPLAAAGSGVYRVEASKRMSERPVEPLMEALETLGADVHYIDKKGFYPLEVHAGGLPGKEVTISGKLSSQFISGLLLTGAYTEEGLRIRIPDYIVQHAYVHITLDLMNQFGVPVTYNEDLTDMQVPAKSFQGRSMALEADASTASYFMALAALTAGTVRINNLTMDTNQPDIGMVNVFEKMGCRVEKGDTYIEVTGPEQLSGGFELSMKEMSDQTLTVAALAPFADAPITVREVEHIRHHESDRIHAACTELQKMGIRVDEYSDGLKIYPGTPVGVSLHSYDDHRVAMALSLIGAKVPGIYIEDPGCVSKTCPTFYDLFEAAGVPVKFS, from the coding sequence ATGAGTACACCAGATTTTCGGGCCCGCTCGCCGTGGGCATCATTAACAGATGTAGACAAAGTACACGTTTCCCCAGTTTCGCCGGGATCGATTCAGACCTCTTTGACGGTGCCTGGAAGCAAAAGCTTTACGAATCGGGCCCTGATTATGGCAGCACTGGCGGAAGGCACCTCCACCCTTTCAGGCATTTTAAAAAGCGATGACTCGTACTGGTGCCTTGGCGCTCTGCGTGCGCTCGGCGTGAAGTCCGAAGTGGAGGGCGATACGGTGACGATCCACGGATGCGGGGGCCGGTGGCCGGAGGAGGACGCAGAGCTTTACATAGGAGCAGCCGGTACTACGGCCCGTTTCCTTCCGGGGCCGCTTGCAGCAGCCGGTAGCGGAGTTTACAGGGTGGAAGCGAGCAAACGAATGAGTGAACGTCCGGTGGAGCCGTTAATGGAAGCCCTGGAAACGCTCGGAGCCGATGTTCATTACATAGATAAAAAAGGGTTTTATCCGCTTGAAGTTCATGCGGGCGGGCTCCCCGGTAAAGAAGTGACCATTTCCGGCAAATTATCGAGCCAGTTTATCAGCGGCCTGCTGCTGACGGGTGCCTATACAGAGGAAGGCCTGCGTATCCGGATTCCGGATTACATCGTGCAGCACGCCTATGTACACATTACGCTCGATTTAATGAATCAGTTCGGGGTGCCGGTTACGTACAACGAGGATTTAACTGACATGCAGGTGCCGGCAAAGAGCTTTCAGGGCCGTAGCATGGCGCTTGAAGCAGATGCGTCGACAGCCAGTTATTTTATGGCACTGGCGGCACTCACGGCCGGAACGGTCCGTATTAATAATTTAACAATGGACACCAATCAGCCGGATATAGGAATGGTGAATGTGTTCGAAAAAATGGGCTGCCGCGTGGAAAAGGGTGACACCTACATTGAAGTCACAGGTCCGGAACAGCTTTCGGGCGGATTTGAGCTCAGCATGAAGGAAATGTCCGATCAGACGCTGACCGTTGCTGCTTTGGCTCCGTTTGCCGATGCCCCGATTACGGTCCGGGAAGTGGAGCATATTCGTCATCACGAATCAGACCGCATTCACGCAGCGTGCACAGAGCTTCAGAAAATGGGCATCCGGGTGGATGAATACTCGGACGGTCTGAAAATATACCCGGGGACGCCGGTTGGCGTGTCACTTCATTCCTACGATGATCACCGGGTGGCTATGGCCCTTTCGCTGATTGGAGCGAAGGTGCCCGGAATCTATATTGAAGATCCGGGATGCGTGTCGAAAACGTGTCCGACCTTCTATGATTTGTTTGAAGCAGCCGGTGTACCGGTGAAATTTTCATAA